The DNA segment TGGGGGATCCTGGGGGCGCTGGTGATGCGCGGCGCCTTCATCGCCATGGGCGCGTACGCGCTGGAGCGCTGGCACTGGATCATCTACCTCTTCGGCGGCCTGCTGCTGCTGACGGGGATCAAGATGGCGCTCAAAAAGGACGACGAGCACTTCGACGGCGAGAAGAACCCGGTGGTGCGGTTCGCCCGGCGCTTCATCCCCATGACGCACCGCTACGACGGGCAGAAGTTCTGGACGGCGGAGAACGGGAGGCGCGTGGCGACGCCGCTCTTCCTGGTGCTGCTGCTGGTGGAGGTGAGCGACCTGGTGTTCGCCATCGACTCGATTCCGGCGATCTTCGCCATCACCAAGGACCCCTACCTGGTCTACACCTCCAACGTGTTCGCCATCCTGGGGCTGCGGTCGATGTACTTCCTGCTCGCGGGGGTGATGCACAGGTTCGCGTACCTCAAGTACGGCCTGAGCGGGGTGCTGGTGTTCGTGGGCGCCAAGATGATGCTGATCGACGTCTTCAAGATCCCCATCGGCGTGTCGCTGGGGGTGATCGCCGCCCTGATCGG comes from the Longimicrobium sp. genome and includes:
- a CDS encoding TerC family protein, translating into MATSIWFWVGFNAFVLLMLALDLGVFHRKAHEVKLREAATWSAIWVGVAMVFNAGIYFLAGKQPALEFLTGYLVEKSLAVDNIFVIAMIFSYFAVPSIYQHRVLFWGILGALVMRGAFIAMGAYALERWHWIIYLFGGLLLLTGIKMALKKDDEHFDGEKNPVVRFARRFIPMTHRYDGQKFWTAENGRRVATPLFLVLLLVEVSDLVFAIDSIPAIFAITKDPYLVYTSNVFAILGLRSMYFLLAGVMHRFAYLKYGLSGVLVFVGAKMMLIDVFKIPIGVSLGVIAALIG